Proteins from a single region of Geovibrio ferrireducens:
- a CDS encoding GAF domain-containing sensor histidine kinase produces the protein MKNDLLEVLVEISEKMNSIFDVNDLLPSIISIAREYLGVKRSSLMLINGHRLSISAHSGFEIDPGNIEIALGEGIAGRVAETGVETVVNLSEESREEMGYRASSFMSVPVRTNNKVIGVLNLTDKEHDYFTEDDVRIARYIASQCALGIERFNLMKDMRKSENLRVIGMLNSSIAHDIKNLLNIVQSYLELIDITELDGEVADYIESIHSEVKRIHGLTLDLLDFSRQKVSINLVRFRVSDLFKDLAKQFRVLTRDTKVTVEFINEADPELWLDREKIFRMLFNLIGNAVDVLAEKGTVRVSAAVTDCFCEFNIYDNGKGIPQDMINKIFDPFFTSGKIKGTGLGLAIVKMIVEAHSGFICVDSKPGEYTVFKVRVPLRYEPT, from the coding sequence TTGAAGAACGATTTGCTGGAAGTTCTGGTCGAGATTTCCGAAAAGATGAACAGTATTTTCGATGTAAACGATCTTCTTCCCTCCATTATTTCCATCGCAAGGGAATACCTCGGAGTGAAGCGGTCATCCCTCATGCTCATCAACGGGCACAGACTCAGCATATCCGCCCATTCGGGCTTTGAAATAGACCCCGGCAACATTGAGATAGCCCTCGGTGAAGGCATAGCGGGCAGAGTCGCCGAGACAGGTGTGGAGACCGTGGTAAACCTTTCTGAGGAATCCCGCGAGGAGATGGGCTACAGAGCTTCCTCCTTCATGTCTGTTCCGGTGAGGACAAACAATAAGGTCATAGGCGTGCTCAACCTCACAGACAAAGAGCATGACTACTTCACCGAAGACGATGTACGCATAGCCCGCTACATCGCCTCCCAGTGCGCGCTGGGCATTGAGCGGTTCAACCTGATGAAGGATATGCGCAAGAGCGAGAACCTCCGCGTTATAGGCATGCTGAACAGCTCCATAGCACATGACATAAAAAACCTGCTGAATATAGTGCAGAGCTATCTTGAACTGATAGACATAACCGAGCTGGACGGCGAAGTGGCGGACTATATAGAGTCGATCCACTCGGAAGTTAAGAGGATACACGGCCTCACGCTGGATCTGCTGGATTTCTCAAGGCAGAAGGTGTCCATAAACCTCGTCCGGTTCCGCGTGTCTGACCTGTTTAAAGATCTGGCAAAACAGTTCCGGGTTCTCACCAGAGATACGAAAGTTACAGTGGAGTTCATCAACGAAGCAGATCCCGAACTCTGGCTGGACAGGGAAAAAATATTCAGAATGCTGTTTAACCTCATAGGCAATGCTGTGGATGTTCTGGCAGAGAAGGGAACGGTGCGCGTCAGTGCCGCCGTTACCGACTGCTTCTGCGAATTTAATATATATGACAACGGAAAAGGCATTCCGCAGGATATGATAAACAAAATTTTCGACCCCTTTTTCACTTCGGGGAAGATAAAGGGAACGGGACTGGGTCTTGCCATCGTTAAGATGATTGTCGAGGCTCACTCCGGCTTTATATGTGTTGATTCTAAACCGGGTGAATACACGGTTTTCAAAGTTAGGGTGCCGTTGCGATATGAACCAACTTAA
- a CDS encoding glycosyltransferase family 2 protein codes for MELLYSQQEKVMRPEISVVIPFYNEAENIDTVCAELRSVLDSSLNRRWEAVLVDDGSTDGTGDKINQWTEEACFRAVHLRRNMGQSAALFAGFSAARGEYVFTLDGDGQNDPADIPLILGKMLELGVDMMCGVRAERNDNFVRRLSSRLANRLRSRLLGDNISDVGCSSRGFRRECLEGFRFFRNAHRFFPALVQMAGYTVAEMPVRHRPRNKGTSKYGAGINSRLWVGITDLFGVYWMKKRYISISCYEYRADQENSLKLYIASGE; via the coding sequence ATGGAACTTTTATATAGTCAGCAGGAAAAAGTGATGAGACCGGAAATTTCAGTGGTTATTCCGTTTTACAACGAAGCAGAAAATATTGACACAGTATGCGCGGAACTCCGTTCCGTGCTTGATTCATCCTTAAACCGCAGATGGGAGGCGGTGCTTGTTGATGACGGCTCCACTGACGGCACAGGGGATAAAATAAATCAATGGACGGAAGAAGCCTGCTTCCGGGCTGTCCATCTTCGCAGAAATATGGGGCAGTCCGCAGCGCTTTTTGCAGGTTTCAGCGCAGCCAGAGGTGAGTATGTGTTTACTCTGGACGGCGACGGACAGAATGACCCGGCAGATATACCCCTTATTCTGGGAAAAATGCTGGAGCTTGGTGTGGATATGATGTGCGGGGTACGGGCTGAAAGAAATGATAATTTTGTCCGCAGGCTTTCAAGCAGACTTGCCAACAGGCTCCGATCACGGCTGCTCGGTGACAATATAAGCGATGTCGGGTGTTCAAGCAGAGGGTTCAGGCGTGAATGTCTGGAAGGTTTCCGCTTTTTCCGCAATGCTCACAGGTTTTTCCCTGCTCTCGTGCAGATGGCAGGCTATACTGTCGCTGAAATGCCCGTGCGGCACAGACCAAGAAACAAGGGAACCAGCAAATACGGTGCGGGTATAAACAGCCGTCTGTGGGTGGGTATAACGGATCTTTTCGGGGTGTACTGGATGAAGAAGAGGTATATCTCCATATCCTGCTATGAATACAGGGCGGATCAGGAAAACAGCCTTAAGCTTTACATCGCCTCCGGAGAGTAG
- the mqnC gene encoding cyclic dehypoxanthinyl futalosine synthase, producing the protein MTKKRLTKQDAVRMLETADLYELAREADGIRKSLHPEGVVTFVIDRNINYTNICTCKCSFCAFYREADEEGAYVLDKDELKKKIDETKALGGTQILLQGGLHPTLGIEFYEEMLTYMKSLGVWLHAFSPPEIHHIAKISGLSTAETISRLVKAGMDSIPGGGAELLVDEERLRISPNKILSDKWLGVMEEAHRQGLKTSATMMFKADDEYEKIAEHFDRIRTLQDKTGGFTAFIPWPFQPDNTELGGKKASPVEYLRIFAAARIYLDNIKNLQVSWVTQGPKTGQTALRFGGNDFGSLMIEENVVASCGASFRMSVEEIVHNIERAGFKAAQRDMQYNIVKRF; encoded by the coding sequence ATGACAAAAAAGCGGTTAACAAAACAGGATGCAGTCAGAATGCTTGAAACGGCTGACCTGTACGAACTCGCCCGCGAAGCGGACGGAATAAGAAAATCCCTCCATCCTGAAGGGGTGGTGACTTTTGTAATAGACAGAAACATAAACTACACAAATATCTGCACATGCAAATGTTCGTTTTGTGCCTTTTACCGTGAAGCGGATGAGGAAGGCGCTTATGTTCTTGATAAGGATGAGCTTAAGAAGAAAATAGACGAAACAAAGGCTCTCGGCGGAACACAGATACTGCTTCAGGGCGGGCTCCACCCCACACTCGGAATTGAGTTTTACGAGGAGATGCTCACCTACATGAAATCCCTCGGAGTATGGCTGCATGCATTCAGCCCGCCTGAGATTCACCACATAGCGAAGATAAGCGGCCTCAGCACAGCCGAAACAATATCAAGGCTCGTTAAAGCGGGGATGGACTCTATCCCCGGCGGAGGGGCGGAACTGCTGGTGGATGAGGAAAGGCTCCGCATAAGCCCGAACAAAATACTCTCGGATAAATGGCTGGGAGTCATGGAAGAGGCGCACAGGCAGGGTCTTAAGACCAGCGCCACCATGATGTTCAAGGCTGATGACGAATATGAGAAAATAGCGGAGCACTTTGACAGAATCCGCACACTGCAGGACAAAACCGGCGGATTCACAGCATTTATCCCATGGCCGTTCCAGCCGGACAATACGGAACTGGGCGGAAAAAAGGCCAGCCCTGTGGAATATTTAAGGATATTTGCCGCTGCGCGCATTTATCTGGACAATATAAAAAACCTTCAGGTTTCATGGGTTACTCAGGGACCCAAAACCGGCCAGACGGCGCTCCGCTTCGGCGGAAACGACTTCGGCAGCCTTATGATAGAGGAGAATGTTGTGGCTTCCTGCGGGGCATCCTTCCGCATGAGCGTGGAGGAGATTGTCCACAACATTGAACGCGCCGGCTTCAAGGCCGCCCAAAGAGACATGCAGTATAATATAGTCAAGCGTTTCTAG
- a CDS encoding DUF342 domain-containing protein: MNQLKNHTQKNETEFKYLLSQKYDLTPADYILKKEDGVLIAKITTMESADSIIDISVTADGLRAYISLYPAVNDGETYTLERVMSLIAENGISVNLKTEIIKQAFEIYSEGGIIENMMFAEGIKPINGSDAQVMLNFDPVNSQPRLLSNGRVDYKNIDNIRLTRKGDLLLTKRPFTNGVKGLTVRNEEIPAEKGNDIKLVLDDGITTDAHEKEYYATVDGCVTFHNNKLGVSPIYSVPGNVDYSTGNIVFNGVVHIRGDVLSGFSVKAEKDIMVEGIVQDATMVAGGSIVIKTGIKGEVNNNVIAAGDVTVGYAEKGNIAARGNVEILKYVYNTNIKAGGYVQATGAPGIIAGGKITAFSEININQSGTKGNTNFLMCVGTKYYFEDELKILQDNKDKYIQNLEKVDEFLSKLDTSNKEILKNPKVKQLLVLRKQVMDNMTKTEEQIQKLIKSAHHRKPKIKISGTMFEGLDVQIFREKITMREKKEKVVFIYDEKYERIIWVSLDDKTQYE, translated from the coding sequence ATGAACCAACTTAAAAACCACACACAAAAAAATGAGACAGAGTTCAAATATCTTCTGTCACAGAAGTATGATCTGACCCCGGCTGACTATATCCTCAAAAAAGAGGACGGGGTTCTCATCGCCAAAATCACTACCATGGAATCAGCCGATTCCATCATTGACATCAGTGTTACCGCAGACGGACTGCGCGCCTATATCTCCCTTTACCCCGCAGTGAATGACGGTGAAACCTATACCCTTGAGCGCGTGATGAGCCTGATTGCTGAAAACGGCATAAGCGTTAACCTCAAAACAGAGATAATCAAACAGGCCTTTGAGATCTATTCCGAAGGCGGAATAATAGAAAACATGATGTTTGCGGAAGGGATCAAACCCATAAACGGTTCCGATGCTCAGGTCATGCTGAACTTTGACCCTGTAAACAGCCAGCCCCGCCTCCTGTCTAACGGAAGGGTGGACTACAAAAATATAGATAATATACGCCTCACCCGAAAAGGCGACCTTCTCCTTACCAAACGCCCGTTCACAAACGGAGTCAAAGGACTTACCGTGCGCAACGAAGAGATCCCGGCGGAAAAAGGAAATGATATTAAGCTTGTTCTGGATGACGGCATTACCACTGATGCACATGAAAAAGAATACTACGCCACAGTGGACGGCTGCGTCACCTTCCATAACAATAAGCTCGGAGTAAGCCCCATATACAGTGTGCCCGGCAATGTGGACTACTCCACAGGCAACATCGTTTTCAACGGTGTTGTGCATATAAGGGGGGATGTGCTCAGCGGCTTTTCCGTAAAGGCGGAGAAGGACATCATGGTGGAAGGCATAGTGCAGGATGCCACCATGGTCGCCGGAGGCAGCATAGTAATCAAGACAGGCATCAAGGGCGAAGTAAATAACAATGTGATTGCCGCAGGTGATGTAACAGTGGGTTACGCGGAAAAAGGGAATATCGCCGCCAGAGGCAATGTGGAAATACTGAAATACGTCTACAACACCAATATAAAAGCCGGCGGATACGTTCAGGCTACAGGCGCTCCGGGGATCATAGCAGGCGGAAAGATCACCGCATTCTCCGAAATCAACATTAATCAGTCCGGCACAAAGGGGAATACAAATTTCCTGATGTGCGTCGGAACCAAGTATTACTTTGAAGATGAACTGAAAATTCTCCAGGATAACAAAGATAAATACATTCAGAATCTGGAAAAGGTTGACGAATTCCTCAGTAAGCTTGATACTTCCAACAAGGAAATTTTAAAAAATCCGAAGGTGAAGCAGCTTCTCGTCCTGCGCAAGCAGGTCATGGACAATATGACGAAAACTGAGGAACAGATCCAGAAACTTATAAAATCAGCCCATCACCGCAAACCGAAAATTAAGATAAGCGGAACCATGTTCGAAGGGCTGGATGTTCAGATTTTCAGAGAAAAAATAACCATGAGAGAAAAAAAGGAGAAGGTTGTCTTCATCTACGATGAAAAATATGAAAGGATAATCTGGGTATCGCTGGATGACAAGACACAGTACGAATGA
- a CDS encoding sensor histidine kinase, which yields MSVRLKISLLIASAGLISALIFSASVLFEMLEQPFRVMDAELRTVAYESVISFDQAGKSGLRDSRRYWLKIYRPGETEPLYISHLAEKIDLPEGSGRKTIAYAYVPNDLSYVEHDSHGKTAFRMRRFVIEKEKTGIFDDDSDYGGSYDSDGHKYIVYAALSAERVSDEITDLVLSVAAGLLLSMIVLTAVSYIIAGYILRPVRLMNARTKNITERHLSLRIPLRKDAGESDEFNSLAVTLNGVFDRLENAFNKQKRLIADASHELKTPLSIMRLITDEVNAAGSISADDAGRLSGQVLRMERLVKNILNLSSLELDSSIAAETVDLKKILEQLKEDYSLFACERGISLSSGYSGNMTMKGDYEKLFRAFSNLLDNAVKYSDDSGVIRITAIRTDETIEIKVFNTGAGIPPESLDKVFEQFYRVEESRSSKYGGSGLGLAIVKRIAELHKGEVKIESAYGESVTVTVILPAV from the coding sequence ATGAGCGTACGTCTTAAGATCTCACTTCTTATTGCTTCGGCAGGTCTCATTTCAGCCCTTATTTTTTCTGCCTCTGTTCTTTTTGAGATGCTGGAGCAGCCTTTCAGGGTGATGGATGCTGAACTTCGCACGGTGGCCTATGAATCCGTAATATCATTTGATCAGGCAGGGAAGAGCGGGCTGAGGGACAGCAGGCGCTACTGGCTCAAAATATACAGACCGGGAGAGACAGAGCCTTTGTATATTTCTCATCTGGCGGAGAAAATTGACCTGCCGGAGGGCAGCGGAAGAAAAACAATTGCTTATGCATATGTGCCTAATGATTTGTCATATGTGGAGCATGACTCCCACGGGAAAACCGCTTTCAGAATGCGCCGTTTTGTTATCGAAAAGGAGAAGACAGGCATCTTTGACGATGACAGCGATTACGGCGGCAGCTATGACAGCGACGGGCATAAATATATTGTGTATGCCGCCTTGTCCGCAGAAAGGGTAAGTGATGAAATAACAGACCTTGTTCTCAGCGTTGCAGCGGGGCTTCTGCTTTCGATGATAGTTCTCACTGCGGTGAGCTATATAATAGCAGGCTATATACTCCGTCCGGTGCGGCTTATGAATGCACGGACAAAAAATATCACAGAAAGGCATCTCAGTCTGAGAATACCCCTTAGAAAAGATGCCGGAGAATCTGATGAGTTTAATTCTCTGGCAGTAACGCTGAACGGTGTTTTTGATCGTCTTGAGAATGCCTTTAATAAACAGAAAAGGCTGATAGCCGATGCCTCGCACGAGCTTAAGACTCCGCTGAGCATAATGCGGCTCATAACTGATGAGGTCAATGCGGCGGGCAGCATATCGGCAGATGATGCAGGAAGGCTTTCAGGTCAGGTTCTGCGTATGGAGAGGCTGGTGAAGAACATACTGAACCTCTCCTCCCTTGAACTGGACAGCAGCATCGCCGCTGAGACTGTGGATCTGAAAAAAATCCTGGAGCAGCTGAAAGAGGACTACTCTCTTTTTGCCTGTGAACGGGGCATAAGCCTTTCATCCGGCTACAGCGGGAATATGACAATGAAAGGCGATTATGAAAAGCTTTTCAGGGCTTTTTCCAACCTTCTCGACAACGCTGTAAAATACTCGGATGACAGTGGGGTAATCAGAATTACGGCAATACGCACGGACGAAACCATTGAGATAAAAGTTTTTAATACAGGCGCAGGTATTCCTCCGGAGTCTCTGGACAAAGTGTTCGAGCAGTTTTACAGGGTTGAGGAGTCCAGATCCTCAAAATACGGCGGTTCCGGTTTGGGGCTTGCCATTGTTAAAAGAATAGCGGAACTCCACAAAGGCGAAGTGAAAATTGAAAGCGCTTACGGTGAATCCGTTACAGTTACAGTTATCTTGCCCGCTGTCTGA
- a CDS encoding ArnT family glycosyltransferase, with amino-acid sequence MRDTGFTLNKSLIVLLILAVYTGAFAYRDVLSVDIMEARNYITAREMVADGNWLFPTLNGELRIAKPPLPTWITAFVFMLAGTDNDLAANRIPSAFAGLIMLAGAYFISLHVTKSKRAAFYSVIVLSTSYLFFYMTRKNTWDIYAQAFMTASIAAYCRALPAGTTGEKILMYALAGLFAALSFMSKGPVAFYGLLVPFLVAGFYLFRLRPVSFYGLTVLVAVAAALSLLWPVYIYFHETHSALSTAAAEASAWADRHVKPFWYYLQFPLMSGLWVVFLLPLLVPGFSSARLGRRRAAFYLIWIFVSFILLSVIPEKKDRYLLPVIIPAALMIGEYVSLLTGNLKKTTADSVVLGIWSGISFSLGVFVFISAAVVQVWFAAYDSMFFLAGEALVLFSVVSLSLSFIRRETHRYIPRSVAVFCLSVIVAVPAAESFVPDKDFRILEQARAETVHAYDGDFYGDLSIKEIWAVGRKVRPVDEFIDNGTRDTAVFITQGDLNGQELSSKGFSMEHLRTYSPEAGKQWNFYIVSRKK; translated from the coding sequence ATGAGAGATACAGGATTTACCCTGAACAAGAGTCTGATAGTTCTTCTTATCCTTGCTGTTTATACAGGTGCTTTTGCCTATCGTGATGTTCTTTCAGTGGATATTATGGAGGCGCGGAACTACATAACCGCAAGGGAGATGGTTGCTGACGGGAACTGGCTTTTCCCGACCCTTAACGGTGAGCTGAGAATAGCCAAGCCGCCTCTTCCAACATGGATAACGGCATTCGTGTTCATGCTTGCGGGAACCGATAATGATCTTGCTGCAAACCGGATTCCTTCGGCTTTTGCCGGGCTTATTATGCTTGCAGGAGCCTATTTCATTTCCCTCCATGTGACAAAGTCGAAAAGGGCGGCTTTTTATTCGGTAATAGTCCTGAGCACCAGTTATCTGTTTTTCTACATGACCCGTAAAAACACATGGGACATCTACGCACAGGCTTTTATGACTGCTTCCATAGCTGCGTACTGCCGTGCTCTTCCTGCCGGAACAACGGGAGAGAAAATTCTTATGTATGCGCTTGCCGGGCTTTTCGCGGCACTTTCTTTTATGAGCAAGGGCCCGGTTGCATTTTACGGGCTGCTTGTGCCTTTTCTTGTTGCTGGGTTTTATCTTTTCAGGCTCAGACCGGTCAGTTTTTACGGTTTGACCGTTCTTGTGGCTGTTGCGGCTGCACTATCCCTCCTGTGGCCGGTGTATATATATTTCCATGAAACACACTCAGCGCTCAGCACTGCCGCCGCAGAGGCGTCAGCCTGGGCTGACAGACATGTCAAACCCTTCTGGTACTATCTCCAGTTTCCGCTCATGTCCGGTCTTTGGGTTGTGTTTTTGCTCCCTCTGCTTGTTCCGGGGTTTTCTTCCGCACGTCTCGGCAGGCGGAGGGCAGCCTTTTATCTGATATGGATATTTGTTTCGTTTATTCTTCTTTCCGTAATACCTGAGAAAAAGGATCGCTACCTTCTGCCGGTTATTATTCCTGCCGCGCTCATGATAGGTGAGTATGTGAGTCTCCTGACCGGGAACCTTAAAAAGACAACGGCTGACAGTGTTGTCCTCGGAATATGGAGCGGCATCTCTTTTTCTCTCGGAGTCTTTGTGTTCATATCAGCCGCTGTGGTGCAGGTATGGTTTGCGGCTTATGACAGCATGTTTTTTTTAGCGGGGGAGGCGCTTGTGCTTTTCTCTGTTGTTTCTCTTTCTCTGAGCTTTATCAGACGTGAGACTCACAGATATATCCCCCGGTCCGTGGCGGTTTTCTGTCTTTCGGTGATTGTTGCTGTGCCCGCGGCGGAGTCTTTTGTGCCTGATAAAGATTTCAGGATTCTGGAACAGGCAAGAGCAGAAACGGTGCATGCATATGACGGTGACTTTTACGGAGATCTCAGCATTAAGGAGATCTGGGCGGTGGGGCGGAAAGTGCGTCCCGTTGATGAATTTATTGACAATGGAACAAGGGACACAGCGGTTTTTATAACTCAGGGTGATCTGAACGGGCAGGAGCTCAGCAGCAAGGGCTTTTCGATGGAGCATCTCAGAACATATTCACCGGAGGCAGGGAAGCAATGGAACTTTTATATAGTCAGCAGGAAAAAGTGA
- a CDS encoding response regulator transcription factor: MRILIVEDEPELNEQLRRTLEAQRYSADSAYDGEQALDRLAEVPYDLVILDVMLPKLDGFGVLREARNMGADSPVLMLTARTGTDDKIKGLDSGADDYLTKPFSTDELLARVRALLRRAGGQNASVLSAGSLCLDTAKREVTVEGKLVELTQREFSILEFLMYNKNRSVSRFSLAEHVWGDDFEPFSMSNFMDVHIKNLRKKISSGDGESVVKTIRGVGYIIRDSQE, encoded by the coding sequence ATGAGAATCCTGATTGTGGAAGATGAACCGGAACTTAATGAGCAGCTGAGGCGCACTCTTGAAGCGCAGAGGTATTCAGCCGACAGTGCCTATGACGGTGAACAGGCTCTGGACAGGCTGGCGGAAGTGCCTTATGATCTTGTTATTCTGGATGTTATGCTGCCGAAGCTTGACGGTTTCGGAGTGCTGCGCGAAGCAAGAAATATGGGTGCTGATTCTCCGGTTCTCATGCTCACCGCCAGAACCGGAACCGATGATAAAATTAAAGGGCTTGATTCCGGCGCTGATGATTACCTCACGAAGCCGTTTTCCACCGATGAACTGCTGGCCAGAGTCCGCGCTCTTCTCCGGCGCGCAGGGGGGCAGAATGCCTCTGTCCTGAGTGCGGGGAGCCTCTGTCTTGACACGGCAAAGCGTGAGGTCACTGTGGAGGGCAAACTGGTTGAACTCACCCAGAGGGAGTTTTCCATCCTTGAGTTTCTTATGTACAATAAAAACCGTTCGGTATCCCGGTTCAGTCTTGCCGAGCATGTCTGGGGGGATGATTTTGAGCCTTTCAGCATGTCCAACTTCATGGATGTTCACATAAAAAATCTGCGTAAAAAAATAAGCTCCGGCGATGGTGAATCAGTGGTGAAAACCATAAGGGGTGTCGGGTACATCATCAGGGACAGTCAGGAATGA
- the fliR gene encoding flagellar biosynthetic protein FliR, whose amino-acid sequence MFEFLYQTDLLLTFIMVFFRISGIVFSAPMFSSQLIPDNVKVAASLVLAVVVFPNVQSIGLSNIHPLLLILLITKEILLGIATGMMAQLLFVGVQIGGELAGFQMGFSMVNSFDPSMNMQLSIIAQLKNIAMILFFIALGGHLMVIGAMSESFRAVPLGVFTLKAEGFLYITKMLSASFLTALKIVAPIFVVMLCTHVIMGIMGRLVPQLNLMIVGFPLQIAVGLSILSISLNYFFIVFEKLLHEYFMRVATLFYIFGGN is encoded by the coding sequence ATGTTTGAGTTCCTGTATCAGACGGATCTGCTGCTGACTTTTATTATGGTCTTCTTCCGCATTTCGGGCATAGTTTTCAGCGCCCCCATGTTCAGCAGCCAGCTTATTCCGGACAATGTTAAAGTTGCTGCCTCCCTTGTGCTTGCCGTTGTGGTTTTCCCCAATGTCCAGTCCATAGGGCTTTCCAATATCCATCCTCTTCTGCTTATTTTGCTTATAACAAAGGAGATTCTTCTCGGTATAGCCACGGGGATGATGGCTCAGCTTCTGTTTGTAGGTGTGCAGATCGGTGGGGAGCTTGCCGGTTTTCAGATGGGGTTCAGCATGGTGAACTCTTTTGACCCTTCGATGAACATGCAGCTTTCCATCATAGCCCAGCTTAAAAACATAGCGATGATACTCTTCTTCATTGCCCTTGGCGGGCATCTTATGGTGATAGGGGCAATGAGCGAATCTTTCCGTGCTGTACCTTTGGGTGTGTTCACTCTCAAGGCTGAGGGGTTTCTGTATATCACAAAAATGCTCAGCGCATCTTTCCTGACCGCGCTTAAGATAGTGGCCCCCATATTTGTGGTAATGCTCTGCACCCACGTTATAATGGGGATAATGGGCAGGCTTGTGCCGCAGCTTAACCTCATGATCGTCGGTTTTCCGCTCCAGATAGCTGTGGGGCTTTCCATTCTCAGCATAAGCCTGAACTATTTCTTTATTGTGTTCGAAAAGCTCCTCCATGAGTATTTCATGCGGGTTGCGACATTATTTTATATCTTCGGCGGTAACTGA